A genomic stretch from Sphingobacterium sp. ML3W includes:
- a CDS encoding sugar-binding domain-containing protein, which translates to MKRLSLCFGVFFWIISIHLFAQNKQNLDGSWRFSLDEKNNGLKERWFERDLTQTIHLPGTTDEAKYGTKTVGSDFGILTRAFKYYGSAWYQRDITVPPDWKDKQLFLNLERVMWQSMLFVDDKQISTRDALNSPHLYSLGVLSPGRHRLTIRVNNDMIYNIGDKGHAYTEYTQSIWNGIVGKIELIAKDRVHFFNPQVFTLIAPKAFQLKDTLLNVGGKKRSVKLTYTLRERNSGIEVFQGTRKITLLSAKQPIEMTENVPESIQLWDDINPNLYTLTIRLLDEKDRQLDLKEMEIGFREISASRSKILVNKRPVFLRGNLDCVHFPLTGYPSMAVEEWERIFRIYKSYGLNHVRFHSWCPPQAAFVAADRIGLYLQPEVIWLDWWMAVDNPGREEMNTKGRPKGLGHNASADSFAQKEIATMLANYGNHASFTTMAIGNELGNSDFEVMESWLKPYKEKDSRRLYAVSSARKITGLDQFIVTHYIDKLGGTRGLRGATTDWDFEKVYSQSDIPVIAHEIGQWPVYPRWDEIKKYTGVLKARNLEQFREQARKNNLESQNEAFVQASGALNQLMYKNEIESFLRTPSAAGIQLLSMQDYQGQGEALIGWLDAFYDSKGITTPDEFRMHHDTTVMLLRLPKFVWKTDETLNPKVQVAHYGKADIQDAVYWKIYDETAHVLSSGDFSYQVFQSGSSEIVGTFNSDFSGIKKATKLTVEVGLKDRPNKNRWDIWVYPPVKGGTKNVYVTDRFDTKAEQVLNAGGKVLLDAADLGNVTTADLISFYPLYWSLTFFPGQGINTIGLLLRDKHAAFKEFPTDSYSNWQWQAVYKGAKGFYINDFPADYRPIAQPIDDFHRNNKLASIFELKVGKGKLLVTGFNLRDENNPVSQQLKASLEKYMASDDFAPDYEPNLDSLRKMFVFIEPLKSVAPKAFKNALLYVEAGKKVKEMDQNVDWSGLLDLSEANKGTTYTVKADGVWKDEVASVWQGKHMEVTLKVPQGMIGTFYVFFHDWNNLGRQADIEFEGRQYTLGQHDKDGQWVKLHVMREDSNDGILKLKVNTSKGPNTMIAKMALTEEVD; encoded by the coding sequence ATGAAACGACTATCCCTATGTTTTGGAGTTTTCTTTTGGATCATTTCAATTCATTTATTTGCACAGAACAAACAAAATTTGGACGGATCCTGGCGCTTTAGTCTGGACGAGAAAAACAATGGTCTGAAGGAAAGGTGGTTTGAACGGGATCTTACCCAAACGATACACTTACCTGGGACAACAGATGAGGCAAAATATGGTACAAAAACAGTAGGATCAGACTTCGGTATATTGACCCGAGCGTTTAAATATTATGGGTCGGCCTGGTACCAACGCGACATTACGGTGCCACCAGATTGGAAAGATAAACAGCTGTTTTTGAACTTGGAGCGTGTGATGTGGCAATCTATGCTTTTTGTGGACGATAAGCAGATTTCGACCAGAGATGCGCTAAATTCGCCACATTTGTATTCACTTGGGGTGCTTAGCCCGGGGAGGCATCGGCTGACAATCCGTGTGAACAATGACATGATTTATAACATTGGCGACAAAGGGCATGCGTATACAGAGTATACCCAAAGTATCTGGAACGGCATAGTCGGTAAAATTGAACTTATTGCAAAAGATCGGGTCCATTTTTTCAATCCGCAAGTTTTTACATTGATAGCGCCAAAAGCATTTCAACTCAAGGATACTTTGCTGAACGTCGGTGGAAAAAAAAGGTCGGTTAAGCTCACCTACACTTTACGAGAACGCAACAGTGGCATTGAGGTATTTCAGGGAACACGGAAGATTACTTTGCTGTCAGCGAAGCAACCAATCGAAATGACTGAAAATGTACCGGAGTCAATTCAGTTATGGGATGATATCAATCCGAATCTTTACACATTGACGATCAGGTTGCTGGATGAGAAAGACCGTCAGTTGGACCTGAAGGAGATGGAAATAGGTTTCCGCGAAATCAGTGCTTCCAGATCAAAGATTCTGGTAAACAAACGCCCTGTTTTTTTGCGTGGAAATTTGGACTGTGTGCATTTTCCATTGACCGGTTACCCGTCAATGGCTGTCGAAGAATGGGAAAGGATCTTTCGCATCTATAAGTCCTATGGATTGAATCATGTCCGTTTTCATTCCTGGTGTCCACCACAGGCGGCTTTTGTCGCTGCTGACCGGATCGGGCTTTATCTACAGCCCGAAGTGATCTGGCTGGACTGGTGGATGGCGGTTGACAATCCAGGACGCGAAGAAATGAACACCAAAGGAAGACCAAAAGGTCTTGGTCATAATGCCTCTGCCGATTCATTTGCGCAAAAAGAGATTGCAACAATGTTGGCCAATTATGGAAACCATGCCTCTTTTACAACAATGGCCATCGGAAATGAACTGGGCAATTCGGACTTTGAAGTCATGGAATCCTGGTTGAAGCCTTATAAGGAAAAAGATTCCCGAAGATTATATGCGGTTTCCTCGGCGCGAAAGATCACCGGGTTGGATCAGTTTATTGTCACCCATTACATTGACAAACTTGGTGGTACCAGAGGACTACGTGGTGCGACCACGGACTGGGATTTTGAAAAAGTATACAGTCAGTCCGATATCCCCGTTATTGCACATGAAATCGGTCAATGGCCGGTTTACCCCAGATGGGATGAAATAAAAAAATACACAGGCGTATTAAAGGCGAGAAATCTTGAGCAGTTCCGCGAGCAGGCTAGAAAAAACAATCTGGAATCGCAAAATGAAGCTTTTGTGCAGGCATCCGGTGCGCTCAATCAGCTGATGTATAAAAATGAGATAGAGTCTTTTCTTCGTACACCTTCGGCTGCCGGGATACAGCTGTTAAGTATGCAGGACTACCAGGGGCAGGGGGAAGCGCTTATTGGCTGGCTTGATGCTTTCTATGACAGCAAGGGAATTACGACCCCGGACGAATTTAGGATGCACCACGATACTACGGTGATGTTATTGCGCCTGCCTAAATTTGTATGGAAAACAGACGAAACCCTTAACCCAAAAGTACAGGTTGCCCATTACGGAAAAGCAGATATCCAGGATGCGGTTTACTGGAAGATTTACGATGAAACAGCACATGTACTGTCATCGGGGGATTTCTCATATCAGGTATTTCAGTCGGGGAGCTCAGAGATTGTAGGGACTTTTAACAGTGATTTTTCCGGGATCAAAAAGGCGACTAAACTGACGGTGGAGGTGGGTCTGAAAGACCGGCCCAACAAAAATCGTTGGGATATATGGGTATATCCTCCGGTGAAGGGGGGTACCAAGAATGTTTATGTAACCGACCGCTTCGACACGAAGGCTGAGCAAGTATTAAATGCGGGCGGCAAGGTATTGCTGGATGCCGCCGACCTGGGAAATGTGACCACGGCAGACCTGATCAGCTTCTATCCACTGTATTGGTCACTTACTTTTTTTCCGGGACAGGGAATCAATACCATCGGTCTTTTGCTACGTGACAAACATGCTGCTTTTAAGGAGTTTCCGACAGATTCCTACAGCAACTGGCAATGGCAGGCGGTCTATAAAGGAGCAAAGGGATTTTATATCAATGATTTTCCGGCGGACTATAGGCCTATTGCCCAGCCGATAGATGATTTTCATCGCAATAATAAGCTGGCTTCCATTTTTGAATTAAAGGTTGGCAAAGGCAAACTGCTGGTGACAGGTTTCAACCTGCGGGATGAAAACAATCCGGTAAGCCAGCAGTTGAAGGCCAGTCTTGAAAAGTATATGGCTTCTGATGATTTTGCTCCGGATTATGAGCCGAATTTGGATTCTCTACGAAAGATGTTTGTCTTCATCGAGCCTTTAAAAAGTGTGGCGCCGAAAGCTTTTAAGAATGCACTGTTGTATGTGGAAGCGGGAAAAAAAGTGAAAGAAATGGATCAGAATGTGGATTGGTCCGGTCTTCTGGATTTGAGTGAAGCTAATAAGGGAACGACTTATACTGTAAAGGCTGATGGCGTCTGGAAAGACGAGGTAGCTTCGGTCTGGCAGGGTAAACACATGGAAGTGACCTTAAAAGTGCCACAAGGTATGATCGGTACGTTCTATGTCTTTTTCCATGATTGGAATAATCTGGGACGCCAGGCGGATATTGAATTTGAAGGTAGGCAATATACTTTAGGCCAGCACGATAAAGACGGACAATGGGTCAAATTGCATGTAATGCGAGAAGATTCAAATGATGGTATATTAAAATTGAAAGTAAATACCTCAAAAGGTCCCAATACGATGATTGCAAAGATGGCTTTGACAGAAGAAGTAGATTAA
- a CDS encoding zinc-binding dehydrogenase, producing MKKVATYYVFSGANTALTKVDKPIPALNDGEILVGIRYTTLCGSDLHTYCGLRNEPCPTILGHEIVGVIEEISPSHGGLDAQGSSLHIGDLITWTVFSSDPNTGVYQSETPQKNDKLYKYGHRQITEQDSLHGGLATHIILRPHTCIRILSKDISLAVAATINCAVATSAGALRLADTVTGKNIHIAGIGLLGLVSIAMCRELGAKNIIASDINPARLAMAKSFGATHTINLREASDNTLFQDIAVDRFIDMSGSPDAMELGIDTLGLHGRAVLVGAVFNQRKTGIDAEKVIRKLLTIKGLHNYNYTDFSTAVDFIIDNWQKYPFESLIEREFPLEEVNAAIAYALAEKPIRAGLYIHTSTAQI from the coding sequence ATGAAAAAAGTTGCAACTTACTACGTATTTAGTGGAGCAAATACGGCACTAACCAAAGTCGATAAACCAATTCCAGCATTAAATGATGGAGAAATATTGGTAGGCATCCGTTATACCACACTCTGTGGTAGTGATCTGCACACCTATTGTGGCTTGCGCAACGAACCTTGCCCCACGATTTTGGGCCATGAAATCGTCGGAGTCATTGAAGAAATTTCGCCATCCCATGGCGGACTTGATGCTCAGGGCAGCTCGCTTCATATCGGGGATCTTATCACCTGGACTGTATTTTCAAGTGACCCCAACACAGGCGTTTACCAATCCGAAACACCGCAAAAAAACGATAAGCTCTACAAATATGGACACCGTCAGATTACCGAACAGGACAGCCTGCACGGCGGACTTGCCACACATATCATCCTTCGTCCACATACTTGCATACGCATACTTTCCAAAGATATCTCCCTGGCTGTGGCCGCAACAATAAACTGTGCCGTGGCTACTTCAGCAGGCGCACTTAGGCTTGCAGATACCGTAACAGGGAAAAACATCCATATTGCCGGCATCGGACTATTGGGATTGGTCAGCATTGCAATGTGCCGGGAATTGGGTGCAAAAAATATTATTGCGTCGGATATTAACCCCGCTCGTTTGGCAATGGCGAAAAGTTTTGGCGCCACCCATACGATCAATCTCCGCGAAGCTAGCGACAACACCTTATTTCAAGATATTGCAGTCGATAGATTTATCGACATGAGCGGCTCGCCCGATGCGATGGAGCTGGGGATCGATACACTGGGATTACATGGCCGTGCCGTGCTTGTGGGTGCAGTATTTAATCAACGCAAGACCGGTATCGATGCCGAAAAAGTCATCCGAAAACTGCTCACCATAAAAGGGCTGCATAATTACAACTATACCGATTTTTCCACAGCCGTAGATTTTATTATTGACAATTGGCAAAAATATCCATTTGAATCATTGATTGAGCGCGAATTTCCATTAGAAGAAGTCAATGCAGCAATAGCTTATGCGCTTGCTGAAAAGCCTATTCGGGCTGGTCTCTATATCCACACGTCAACAGCTCAGATCTAA
- a CDS encoding MFS transporter: MEKKFRRDQWKMLFVTMFCYLFFYTGRHNFGWAARGIAKELDISFQQVGWISFAMLMGYAIGQLINGNLADRLSPKMMIITGGGVSILCNLAISFASSYTAILILWTLNGYFQSMAWGSGGKLISNWWNSAERGKAFGFYTMAAGSSSVLTFFMALVLVQQEQSWRTLFRYPILFLAAALLVFLFIAYSDPKRKGYTIDGEDGPSVAKQENWKQSYQKVFRNRNFMIASLAIGFQSMARYGLIFWVPIHFLGNNYKDSSGNMWLTLLIPVGMALGAVSFGYISDLLFNKNRSKSICAGMITSSIIAILIYLVPIHNHLLIGILMFTSGFFVYGPQANFWTLSPDLLGTKLVGTGLGVMNMFAYVFAAIGEPLFGKLIDYTGNTANIFLFVALICAICAAIISFVTTKNPIINSNE, from the coding sequence ATGGAAAAGAAGTTTAGAAGAGATCAGTGGAAAATGCTGTTTGTGACCATGTTCTGCTACCTTTTTTTTTACACAGGGCGTCACAATTTTGGATGGGCAGCCAGGGGCATCGCCAAAGAGCTTGACATCAGCTTTCAGCAGGTAGGCTGGATCAGTTTTGCGATGTTGATGGGTTATGCTATTGGCCAGCTCATTAACGGCAATCTTGCCGACCGTCTAAGCCCCAAAATGATGATTATCACAGGCGGCGGTGTTTCCATCCTATGTAATCTAGCCATCAGTTTTGCCAGTTCATATACAGCTATTCTTATCCTTTGGACACTGAACGGTTATTTTCAATCCATGGCATGGGGATCTGGCGGTAAGCTGATTTCCAATTGGTGGAATAGCGCTGAGCGTGGTAAAGCTTTTGGTTTTTATACCATGGCAGCAGGAAGTTCTTCCGTTCTGACATTTTTTATGGCATTGGTTCTTGTCCAGCAGGAACAAAGCTGGCGTACCCTTTTCAGGTATCCGATCTTATTTCTCGCGGCTGCATTGCTTGTCTTTTTGTTTATCGCCTATAGTGACCCTAAAAGAAAAGGGTATACAATCGATGGAGAAGATGGTCCGTCAGTAGCAAAACAGGAAAACTGGAAGCAATCTTATCAAAAAGTATTTCGGAACCGCAACTTTATGATCGCCTCCCTTGCCATTGGCTTTCAGAGTATGGCACGCTATGGGCTGATCTTTTGGGTGCCCATCCACTTTTTAGGTAATAACTATAAAGACTCTTCTGGCAATATGTGGCTAACCTTACTTATCCCTGTCGGAATGGCTTTGGGAGCTGTTTCTTTTGGCTACATTTCAGATCTGCTATTCAACAAAAATAGAAGCAAATCCATCTGCGCGGGCATGATAACCAGTAGCATCATCGCCATCCTTATTTACCTTGTACCTATTCACAATCATTTATTGATCGGTATACTCATGTTTACTTCAGGGTTCTTTGTCTACGGCCCACAGGCTAACTTTTGGACCTTAAGTCCAGATCTTTTGGGGACCAAACTCGTGGGGACAGGTTTAGGTGTGATGAATATGTTCGCCTATGTCTTTGCCGCTATCGGTGAACCATTATTTGGCAAACTCATCGATTACACAGGTAATACCGCCAATATATTTCTTTTTGTGGCACTTATCTGCGCGATATGTGCCGCAATCATAAGCTTTGTCACAACTAAAAACCCTATAATTAATAGTAATGAGTAA
- a CDS encoding HAD family hydrolase: MSKIKLAIFDMAGTTVQDEREVEKCFYDAIIATNLSISSEKINSMMGWSKILVFETIWKEEIGTEHSSYQQKVQESYQYFCKVLEDHYLSYGAKSYDGVLDVFEFCRTNDIKVALTTGFYRKVTDIILGKLGWNNGLAKDYTNLEKTGSHIINCSVTSSDVINGRPAPEMIYLAMQKCGISDTKEVINLGDTPSDLQSASSADVLFNVGSLYGSHNKEELSVLPHDRLITAPNEIIEIIQHINS; this comes from the coding sequence ATGAGTAAAATTAAATTAGCCATCTTCGACATGGCTGGAACAACCGTACAGGACGAACGTGAAGTTGAAAAATGTTTTTATGATGCGATAATAGCCACCAACCTCAGTATCTCATCCGAGAAGATCAATAGTATGATGGGGTGGTCCAAAATATTGGTTTTTGAAACGATATGGAAGGAAGAAATCGGAACCGAACATTCTTCTTATCAGCAAAAAGTACAAGAATCCTATCAGTATTTTTGCAAGGTTTTAGAAGATCACTACCTTAGCTATGGAGCCAAATCTTATGATGGTGTTTTGGATGTTTTCGAATTCTGTAGGACAAATGATATCAAGGTAGCCCTTACCACCGGGTTCTATCGCAAAGTAACCGATATTATTCTGGGCAAATTGGGCTGGAACAATGGACTAGCTAAAGATTATACTAATCTCGAAAAAACGGGGTCGCATATTATCAATTGCTCTGTGACCAGTTCAGATGTTATCAACGGTCGCCCAGCACCGGAAATGATCTACCTGGCTATGCAAAAGTGTGGTATTTCGGACACAAAAGAAGTGATCAATTTAGGGGATACCCCCTCCGATCTGCAGTCCGCCTCCAGCGCGGATGTCCTGTTTAATGTAGGTTCATTATATGGCTCCCACAATAAAGAGGAGCTCAGTGTGCTCCCACACGACAGGCTGATCACAGCACCCAATGAAATTATCGAAATTATCCAGCACATCAATTCTTAG
- a CDS encoding ectonucleotide pyrophosphatase/phosphodiesterase, which yields MKSLLLFLFVSICINVHAQRVVIIGIDGFSTEGFNGSKHPNIDKLFEKGLITLSSRPVIPSVTLPNWTSHLTGQGPEEHGITANNWTLAKHPLQAIETDADGYTPSIFKVLKDKKPDSKTAFYYNWAELINPINKKYLDEVSFEENDKYQNNYAKALKFIGENRNDPTLVFLYSVHVDHAGHGHGWMSPEYVTAIEEVDGEIGNFINQLKEQQLYEDTYFLLLSDHGGIAKGHGGVTMNEMQVPFGITGKKIKNLGKTDAFFNSNRNTSWILAKLFGLKNIPRSWTGIAPTEIFR from the coding sequence ATGAAATCACTACTTTTATTCCTATTTGTATCTATCTGCATCAACGTACATGCACAGCGTGTTGTCATCATCGGTATAGATGGTTTTAGCACCGAGGGGTTCAATGGATCCAAACATCCCAATATCGACAAATTGTTTGAAAAGGGATTAATCACACTCAGCAGTAGACCCGTGATACCCTCCGTGACCCTACCTAACTGGACAAGTCACCTTACTGGACAAGGACCTGAAGAGCATGGAATTACGGCCAATAATTGGACATTGGCAAAGCATCCGCTCCAAGCGATCGAAACAGACGCTGATGGTTATACACCATCCATATTTAAGGTACTGAAAGATAAAAAACCGGATTCGAAAACTGCATTCTATTATAATTGGGCCGAACTCATCAATCCGATCAATAAAAAATACCTCGATGAAGTTTCCTTTGAGGAAAACGATAAATATCAAAACAACTACGCAAAAGCGCTAAAATTTATCGGTGAGAACAGGAATGATCCTACGCTGGTATTTTTGTACAGTGTTCACGTTGACCATGCCGGTCACGGACATGGCTGGATGTCGCCTGAATATGTTACGGCAATCGAAGAAGTCGATGGTGAAATCGGTAATTTCATCAATCAGCTGAAAGAACAGCAACTTTACGAGGACACCTATTTCCTGTTGCTTTCAGATCATGGCGGCATTGCAAAAGGCCATGGTGGCGTCACGATGAACGAGATGCAAGTACCATTTGGCATTACCGGTAAAAAAATCAAAAATCTTGGCAAGACAGATGCATTTTTTAATAGCAACCGAAATACCTCCTGGATATTAGCCAAATTATTTGGACTGAAAAATATTCCCAGATCATGGACTGGCATTGCTCCTACAGAAATTTTCAGGTAA
- a CDS encoding S41 family peptidase has protein sequence MIRIPKFNLRTKVLVALSLWACSTNVLAGGGLFDDEQKKLILKTTMYYINQKHIQPPVLNDEFSSKVWQKYFDYVDGSHKIFLAEDIQSLQKYKTALDEAIQNNSVDFFTAAELLYSRRMLALQAICDDILAKPFTFTQQEVLKEETSFPTSLQEQKERWRKSLKLSVLKKYQSLKEKNKGKKDAVLEAESRMAVRKWMAAFFARMTKPKAADINFSYFINAILFQVDPHTIYNIPAQTQLKQENISKRFFGIGISMKETDGEYVVETLAPGGEAANTGLLQVGDHILRIENAQGELQDVFAMPADDVVGLIRGDKGSYVRLQIRNQKGEDRIVSLKRTELKDEAKLARSALFVKGNEKVGIVYLPDFYDDVADPKGAHAANDVIQHIIQLKARGMTRLIIDLRNNPGGSLNQVVVLAAALLGDGPKAQLKGRTGIQIMQSNMEPIFGGPLAVMINERSASASEIFAAVIQDYRRGVIIGGPTSYGKGTAQDQWPIGKMGDSSKNIPAVSLGSLTLTSFMFYRATGQSTQRSGVVPDILLPSPTAYSSELERDYNSALPNVPIPTAQYQFSNTLSAERIADLKQQLRYTSIFQKIDSVAKLIAKEDKAPVALDTKSFLAQQTRRKIRTDQLNTWLQIAKKEQAELLPEDNQTITAEKWYRDWLNDTQKDVYVAQTCDLLYKL, from the coding sequence ATGATTCGAATTCCTAAATTTAATCTGAGAACGAAGGTTCTCGTCGCATTGTCCCTGTGGGCTTGTAGTACCAACGTTCTTGCTGGCGGTGGTTTATTTGACGATGAACAGAAAAAGCTCATTCTCAAAACCACAATGTATTACATCAACCAAAAGCATATACAGCCGCCGGTGCTGAACGATGAGTTTTCATCAAAAGTCTGGCAGAAATATTTTGATTATGTTGACGGAAGCCATAAAATTTTTCTTGCCGAAGACATCCAATCACTCCAAAAATATAAGACAGCATTGGACGAGGCAATCCAGAATAATTCGGTCGATTTTTTTACGGCTGCCGAACTCCTTTACAGCAGACGGATGCTCGCATTGCAGGCTATCTGTGATGATATCCTTGCCAAACCTTTTACATTTACGCAGCAAGAAGTGTTGAAGGAGGAGACCAGTTTTCCAACTTCGCTACAGGAACAAAAAGAACGGTGGCGCAAATCGCTTAAATTAAGCGTCCTCAAAAAATACCAGTCATTAAAAGAAAAAAATAAAGGGAAGAAAGATGCTGTACTGGAAGCAGAGAGCCGCATGGCTGTACGGAAATGGATGGCTGCTTTTTTTGCCCGAATGACCAAACCAAAAGCCGCAGATATCAATTTCAGCTATTTTATCAATGCCATCCTCTTTCAGGTCGATCCGCATACGATCTATAATATCCCCGCGCAAACACAATTAAAACAGGAGAATATCTCCAAGCGCTTTTTTGGCATCGGTATTTCGATGAAAGAAACCGATGGCGAATATGTTGTGGAGACGCTCGCACCGGGAGGTGAGGCAGCCAATACAGGTCTATTACAGGTAGGAGACCATATTCTCCGCATCGAGAATGCCCAAGGGGAATTACAGGATGTCTTTGCGATGCCTGCAGATGATGTTGTCGGCTTGATACGGGGCGACAAAGGCAGCTATGTCCGGTTACAGATCCGGAATCAAAAAGGCGAAGATCGCATCGTCAGCCTGAAACGTACGGAACTCAAAGATGAAGCAAAATTGGCGCGAAGCGCACTTTTTGTTAAAGGGAATGAAAAAGTCGGAATCGTCTATCTCCCCGATTTTTACGATGATGTTGCTGATCCCAAGGGTGCACATGCTGCAAACGATGTGATACAGCATATTATACAGCTGAAAGCCCGCGGGATGACCCGGCTGATCATTGATCTGCGCAATAATCCCGGTGGTTCGCTCAATCAGGTCGTCGTACTTGCTGCGGCATTATTAGGCGACGGCCCCAAGGCGCAGCTGAAAGGAAGGACTGGCATCCAGATTATGCAGAGCAATATGGAACCAATATTCGGGGGGCCACTGGCCGTCATGATCAACGAACGAAGTGCTTCGGCTTCCGAAATATTTGCAGCCGTGATCCAAGACTACAGACGCGGAGTCATTATCGGTGGGCCAACCTCCTATGGCAAGGGAACAGCACAGGATCAATGGCCAATAGGCAAGATGGGAGATTCCAGTAAAAATATTCCGGCAGTAAGTTTAGGTTCCCTGACCCTCACCTCTTTTATGTTCTACCGGGCGACAGGTCAATCCACACAGCGCAGCGGTGTTGTGCCAGATATTTTACTACCAAGTCCCACAGCCTATAGTAGTGAGCTGGAAAGAGATTATAATTCAGCATTGCCAAATGTGCCTATCCCTACAGCGCAATATCAATTTTCCAATACATTATCTGCCGAACGGATTGCAGATCTTAAACAGCAGCTTCGCTATACATCCATTTTCCAAAAAATTGATAGCGTTGCCAAATTGATCGCCAAGGAGGACAAAGCTCCGGTTGCCTTGGACACAAAGTCTTTTCTCGCACAACAAACGCGGAGGAAAATAAGGACTGATCAACTCAATACCTGGCTACAGATCGCAAAAAAAGAACAGGCTGAACTATTGCCCGAAGATAATCAGACCATTACTGCCGAAAAGTGGTACCGAGACTGGTTGAACGATACGCAAAAAGATGTCTATGTAGCACAGACCTGCGATTTACTCTATAAACTCTAA
- a CDS encoding TlpA disulfide reductase family protein: MTRKTKRNLLWTALLMSLPATQLLAQQQLKINAELPGLKDGDKVYLIDYIKQQMDSTRVENHKFEFVAKADSSSLYVVQVGLQPKENQYFYMDMGAGELKVSGKGDSFKDAAFTGSPFVAKWKELDEFLQQQCGAGINHIGELTQKLGQAQAVGDAQALEDLQKQYLAYIEKSKVAAKEWIAKNPDEPISAYVINAFLFNKIPLEEVQALLKGLGPKAQKSKLAAAMLRAQAPKMTSALVNQQAPDFTLTDAEGKQVKLSDFKGKYVLLDFWASWCAPCRREMPFLKAAYEKYNTQNFTILSVSMDTETDKWRKALDDEKMPWTQLLDDSKQQTSTLYSVQFIPTNFLIDPAGKVIAFGLYGEEVSKQLGNMLKN, translated from the coding sequence ATGACCAGAAAAACGAAAAGAAACCTCTTGTGGACAGCCCTACTTATGTCCTTACCCGCTACACAGCTGTTGGCTCAGCAGCAGCTAAAAATAAATGCCGAGTTGCCCGGATTGAAAGATGGCGATAAGGTCTATCTGATCGACTATATCAAACAGCAGATGGATTCTACACGTGTCGAAAACCACAAGTTTGAATTTGTAGCCAAGGCCGATTCCAGTTCGCTTTACGTGGTGCAGGTTGGCCTGCAGCCGAAAGAAAATCAATATTTCTATATGGACATGGGAGCCGGTGAGCTGAAGGTGTCCGGAAAAGGCGATTCGTTTAAAGATGCAGCATTTACAGGCAGCCCCTTTGTTGCCAAGTGGAAGGAGCTGGATGAGTTCTTGCAGCAGCAATGTGGTGCGGGGATAAACCATATCGGTGAACTTACGCAGAAGCTGGGGCAAGCGCAGGCCGTGGGTGATGCGCAGGCACTGGAAGATCTCCAAAAGCAATATCTTGCTTATATTGAAAAGAGTAAGGTCGCGGCCAAAGAGTGGATTGCCAAAAACCCCGATGAACCGATCAGTGCCTATGTGATCAATGCATTTCTATTTAATAAAATACCCTTGGAAGAAGTACAGGCATTGTTAAAAGGTCTTGGACCAAAAGCCCAAAAATCAAAATTGGCAGCCGCCATGTTGCGCGCCCAGGCACCCAAGATGACCAGCGCTTTGGTCAATCAGCAGGCACCTGATTTTACCTTGACTGACGCCGAGGGCAAACAGGTCAAACTGTCGGATTTTAAAGGCAAATATGTCCTACTGGATTTTTGGGCAAGCTGGTGTGCTCCTTGTCGCCGGGAAATGCCATTTTTAAAGGCAGCTTATGAAAAATACAATACCCAGAATTTTACGATCTTGAGCGTGTCGATGGATACAGAGACAGACAAATGGCGAAAAGCATTAGACGATGAAAAAATGCCGTGGACGCAGCTCCTGGATGACAGCAAACAGCAAACATCCACTTTATATAGTGTACAGTTTATCCCAACAAATTTTTTAATAGACCCTGCCGGAAAAGTGATTGCCTTTGGCCTTTATGGAGAAGAAGTCAGCAAACAGTTGGGTAATATGCTGAAGAATTAA